Part of the Benincasa hispida cultivar B227 chromosome 11, ASM972705v1, whole genome shotgun sequence genome, AAGACTATATATGTAATTAGACCtcattaatattttctttttttaaaaaaaagagactTAATAGTATTTACCGTTGCTAGCAAAGTTAacatgattgtttttttttctcttttgaagTCGAGAAATGTTCAACAAATGGCAAGCGCAGCGATGGTGGGGGGAGAACTATGACAGAATAACGGAGCTTTATAACGTCCAGAGATTCAATCAACAAGCTCTTCATACGCCACCAAGAACTGAGGACGGGGTATGTCCTCTAAAACCTTTGCCTCTTGATTTCTATTTCTTCCATTAAAAATATGATGCAAGAGTAAATGTTTTCAAAGATTAGAATTTAGTAGATTTTTTTCCATGCTTGATATTTTCCATCATCTATATTGAAGGAAAGACGAAATAATGATCAATGAAATGCTCATTCTTTCGTGCCTCGTTTAATTATGTGTTTTTTATGAGCTGTATGGTAGCAGAATAGGAAATTGGAGCTTAATCTTGGCAATAGATCCGAATTCTCAGCTTAGATAGAGAACCATGGGAATTCCAAATTATCAGTCAGTTGATTCTGCAAAAAATTTGGAACGATGCTTTTTGCAAATATGGATTACTATAAAAGGAGCAACTGATGTCACCAATGCTGATAGCAATAAAATAATCTGTGTTATGCTAATCCCTACACTTCGGTATCTGGATTCGTAAATGATGTTTCTAAGAACTTACTTCAGCATCAAAATATGGAAAATAAGCCATTtatctaaaatttaatattttacgaGTTTCTTTGGCACTCAAATGTTGTATAGTTAGATAGGTCCCATGACCAACTGAAATTGGTcgccaaaaagaaaaaaaatacatggaAGATAGTTCGATATATTCAGTACACATTTGCAATCAtctttagagaaaattttctgaTATTCAGTAAATGGTTACAATCTGCAGAGGGATTCTTCTTACTCAAAGATAGGAAGGGATAGTCCGATGACTTCTGCGAACAAAGATTGGACGCCGAGAAACTATAAACCGTCTGGAAGTAAAGGATTCCCATCTGACCAGCATTTTGATCATGGAAGCAGCCACCCCTATGCAGGCTCAAGTGCCTACCCAGCAGGCAGTGCCAAAGGTGACATGTCTTCTATGGAAGCATCACGCACAACTACCTCTTCAAGAGACGAACCTTCGATTTCCATTAGTAATGCAAGCGACATTGAGGCAGAATGGGTCGAGGAAGATGAACCGGGGGTCTATATAACTATCAGGCAGCTTGTTGATGGTACTAGAGAGCTTCGTCGTGTTAGATTCAGGTAATTAACATCTGCATTTATATTCATCCTTACAATATTTATAGATACTGAAAGATGGATTGACATTCTCCAACTTGATGTGAACAGCCGCGAAAGATTCGGGGAAATGAACGCAAAGCAATGGTGGGAACAGAACAGAGAGAGGATCCAAGCTCAATACCTATAAATTATTGATGGCAGCAACAGGTTTAAAAGTAAAAGAGTTTCAGGAGCACCTTCGTGTCCCAAAAAGGAGTTCCAAAAATTTTGTCTTTAGAATGTAATATTCACAAAAAGCCATCAGCTGGATATAGAGTTTTTTTTGCTAAGGAAAACTTACTCACCACCAGCCACAGATACAAAAACCAAATTTTCTGATTTTTCCTATCAGAATTCTGCAAgtcattcttttatttccttCCAAGCCATGTCCTattttcttccccttttcttctaaatattcattatacaatctatttttatcatttttttataagtCTTGTTGCTGTCTTCCTTATATCCAAAAAGGAGTTTATGAGCTTTCTATCTCATGCTTAATGTATCATCTCTTGCTTGTagcatttgaaattttaatcaaTGACATGAAACTCTACTAAGATATAAGCATTTTAGCAATTTGAGCCCTTTTCAAGTGATTTTAAGCCTAAGCACAGCTCCCATTCCTAAAAACATCGTCTATTAAAAGGTAAGGAACTCGAATCTACATCTCAACTTGTTAGTATTAAAATAGAACAACTCTCATCAACTATGAAAAATACTTAGATGCATCTATCTTTGTGCATCTAACCATAATTTCACATGGCAAATTCTTTTAACtcttttatgaaatattttaattcttttttgtgTGATAGGACATAGATACATAAAGATGAGTGTATCTTAGAATGCATTCAAGTATTACTCATCAACTAATAGATAAGAGATTTTAAGTCTGCAATCCATCTTGTTAGGAttgaaaaaggaataaaaaaatctatttctTTATAAATAATGTTAATGATGCTTTCCAAGTTGGTATGCAACGATCGAATATAGTTGAGATTGAGTCAtaaacatatataatttaactttCATTTTTTGTTAAAGGACTTAACTTTCTATTCTTTTAGCGTAAGTTGTCATGTCATTCTTCATCTACCATTTAACAAGACGTTAAAAGTTAAATGAAACTTTTCATAATTGATATTTAAGATTTTCGACATTCAATACCCAATCGAGTTCTATATTCTTTTTCCTTGAATTAACAGCCTAACATAAAAAATGAGCTCATCCCAATCTTACTTAGGTTAGGAAAACAACAAATGTGAACAtcattaattatcaataattaaGAATTCTTGGGTTTCATTTCTTTTCAGAGGTCATCACGCTAGTTGATAAGATGGCCATGACCTTAGATTGATTGAAGGTTTGTTTACTTGAATGATTTCCCGCGGTAAACCAGAGAATGGAACCTCTTTTtgtcttttcatttcttttattctGAAGGAATAAAACCCCTTTGGCGAGGGCAGTGGTCAATTTTGAAATCCACGATATTTCTTTTTggagaattttaaaaaacaataaataagacTTCTATCAACTCTTATACACAAACTTCTATCatcctctataaaaaaaaaaaaattaaaattgtaaacagactcttttattttctattcttAAAAATCCCCTATTTCTAAAGTAGGCTAAAGTCGAATAATCCGGTGATTTCAAACTCTCGTTTGTCTCAATTATACAAAAGACATTTTTTTAGTTTGGTTTGTTGCAAGTGTAACCCAGAAGGTTTTGGGTGATCGTTTGAACTGAATATTATGGAGTTCATATTTCCTTTTCCAGTTGTCATTTCAAACTCGAGGTTGAGTTGAGAGTGTTCAAGGGTAATTCCTTATTTTCAAActcactctctctctccctctctctatCATCGAACACAACTTCTCATCAGTCTCTCTCTCTCCAGTCTCTGGTATTCTCTCACTTCTTTCACCGGATCATCGAACACAACTTGTCATCATTCTTTCACACGGTCTAACTAATAAGTTCTGCTCATCTGTACAAATTTTCGggcttttcttctttatttcatCAACTTAGAAAGAGGAACAtaataaagaaggaaaagacTGACAATCTTTTATTTCATCAGGCAAACATAGAGTATggcaaaacaaaaagaagaaaaacaaacaagtcGACAGAGGCAtcatttattacataaattcCCGGAGGGAAGGGCAATTGCATACGATTCGTCAAAGACAAACATAAAAGTAACCATAAGGATGGATAACGAGAGGAAGGGCTATCATCCAGCAACCTTCCTGGGGTAATTGCTGCCAGGTTGAAACTCTTGAGCAGGCCTTATTAACAGATCGCTAGAGGAACCGCTCCAACGAACACCCGCTTTCATCGGACGAGGAAGCTGCCCAATAGATGGCTTGCGAGGGGCAATTGTCATATTTGCCAACTTTTCGCCTGTATCTGAAACTCCACGCACATTATTTCCCTTGTAGATAGAATCTGCCAACATGCAAATAATAAGGATCCACAACATTATTAACCACACATCTTAGTCAATCATTGAAGTTACCAAGGAACTTACTGGTAGGGCTATTCCTCACAGGCGGTCGGTATTTTTGTTGTCTAACTGTGCTCTTCATAGTTTTATCGTTTTTATTTGCATCCTACAAATAGACAAAAGGGTGAAAACATTATTGGTTTGTGTTCATGTTATTTCAGGTGGCCGGGGAAAGGGGGCGGGTAATATCACTCACCTGGTTCATCAAATCCAACTTCCTCTGCACACCTGCAAGAAGGTTTTGATGATTCAAAAAACAAGCTCTGATTGAATTACCATCAAAATGATTTCGAAAGAGTAAATATAtgttttggagtgattttaaattCAACGTAGGTAATCTTAATAACCATTTCAAAATACACCAACAAACATGCCCCTAATATACCACCTGTGCTCAACAACGCAGGCAACTTCGGGTTGGAGAAACTACCAGCAATTCTGGAATCAGATAAAGCCACAGGATATTTTTTAGCAGTCTGCTGCTCCAGCAAATCCTTTGTTCCAGCTGTAGTAGGAGGGACCAAATCAGAAGTTGTCCAACCAAGTAAAGTTTTCAGCTTACTACATTCAAAAACCGGGAGCTGAAATAAACACGTACCAGAAGGAGGGGTCCGAGCAAATGGTGCTCTAGCACGAAGAGACGGTGGAACGTAGTAGCAACTCTGCCAcaaattagataaatataagaaaaatctaaaatgaaattatattaaatttgttgaTCTATTAGATGAAAACTAAAGGGACTACTTGGAAGAAGGGATGTTGGAGGGCTTCCATAGCAGTTGGTCTCTTGGACGGATCCCATGAACAAAGTGACTGTAGacattaaaaatgaaagaaaaggtCCATTTAATCAAAGTGAAAACAAGAAGCTTCATGGTGTTAGAGCATTTAACAGATCAAGAGCAGATAGATTCAACGGCCATTTATTTGTACTTACTGCAATAAGATTGACTGCATCATCGCTGGCTGAGGGAATAACAACAGAGAGATGAACTCCATTAAACTGCAAGTGTGAAACAAGCAAATGCATCAAACACAGGTATTTTACATGGTCGTTTACACCAACCAAAAGAGGACAAATGAGATTGACCTGCGGGAATTGATAGTTGATGTTCCTTGCAAGACAAAGCCCACCAGACCATGTATCCATAGTTGGAGTGCCAAGTATATTGCAAATTTTGTAGATTTGGTCTGTTTCACTGCATGAGACAAAGATAGAAAACTCCTTAAATTAGCTGACAGAGTTCAATTGACATGTCAAATCACTAGTCAGGCCTAATTTTCACTTCTGTTCAATTATGTTACAACAAAGCCAATAAAGGTATGATTCGAATATAAAATCACACAGATAAGGGCAATATGAATTTCCCACATATATACTCAATAAAGACTACATAATAGAGACTAGATTTAAAATAAGGAGCAGGGTAATAGGTGACAATAGGTGACGGAAAGCTAAAAAGTTCAttaaaagatgaagaaaataaGTAGATCcccactaagtgttttaatccaATAAACACTGACAAGAAAGAAACAAGTGAATGGGCAGATTTTAAAGACATAAGAGAAACCAAGCACCCATCAAGTCCTTACAAAAATCAAGACATCAGTATTTGGATTGACACTAATAATTTTTATGCATAAATCATTGACAAGTAATAAGTGGATGTGCATTAGGCACCTTGCTCCAGGAAAAAGTGGACGAAGAGTAAACAACTCTGCCATTATAGCACCCATTGCCCACATATCTGCAAAAAGTAGGAAAGCAGTAAGCATCTATTGGATTAAGCTTTCATGGAGTTGAAGTTCAATCTGTTCCTCACCAACTTTAGGACCATAGAGATAGGACTGAAGCAGCACCTCCGGAGCTCTATACCTGAGACACAAGATTAACATTTACAATACGGCATCACTGCGATCAGTGGCAAAGGCAAGAAAATGCAACAGCATTTATAATAGGGAAGAGATGAATCACTTACCACCGTGTTGAAACATACTCAGTATAAGGTGGCATTGCACTAGTTTCACGAGCAAGCCCAAAATCAGCAAGTTTTATCAAGTCTTTAGCAACTAATAAATTTTCTGGAGGAAAAAGaagtttgttaaaaaaatttaaaagggaGTGCAGGTCTACTTCTACAAAAGCCATTATGAAATATGTACTGCAGCCACAAAACAGAAAAAATTACAACAATCATGTGCTAATATGAAACAACGAATAAGAAACTACGAatgcaaaaaataaataaataaataaaggaaagGCTGCACCAGACACGCACCAAAGTGATCACCTGACAATACCATTTCTATCTTACATACAACCTATAAAACCTTATTCAAAAATTCCTTCCAGCTATGTAGAAAGCTTCTAATTCTCTCTGTCTATCATGGGAAAATACATCTCACATGACAAAAACTTTGACATGCTCTAGGAGGCCATAAAAATGCTAATAGCAGGTAATTTATGTGAGTCCCCAATTCAGTGCTTTCTACTAGACACAAGAACAATTGAGGTACCTGGTTTGAGGTCACGGTGAAAATATCCCCGCTGATGCATGTAGGCAAGACCTTGAAAAACTTGAAAGCACCAATTCCGCACTTCAGCTTCTGAGAAGAGCTTTTCCTTATCCTTCATAAGTTGATAAAGATTGCATTCCTG contains:
- the LOC120091067 gene encoding cyclin-dependent kinase F-4 — protein: MERYMLIKEVGDGTFGSVWRAINKQTGEVVAIKKMKKKYYTWEECVNLREVKSLRKMNHPNIVKLKEVIRENNILYFVFEYMECNLYQLMKDKEKLFSEAEVRNWCFQVFQGLAYMHQRGYFHRDLKPENLLVAKDLIKLADFGLARETSAMPPYTEYVSTRWYRAPEVLLQSYLYGPKVDMWAMGAIMAELFTLRPLFPGASETDQIYKICNILGTPTMDTWSGGLCLARNINYQFPQFNGVHLSVVIPSASDDAVNLIASLCSWDPSKRPTAMEALQHPFFQSCYYVPPSLRARAPFARTPPSAGTKDLLEQQTAKKYPVALSDSRIAGSFSNPKLPALLSTGVQRKLDLMNQDANKNDKTMKSTVRQQKYRPPVRNSPTNSIYKGNNVRGVSDTGEKLANMTIAPRKPSIGQLPRPMKAGVRWSGSSSDLLIRPAQEFQPGSNYPRKVAG
- the LOC120089805 gene encoding protein BREVIS RADIX — protein: MFTCIACTKQTDDGGEDGAARGSGTPSTKEAVKSLTTQIKDMALKFSGAYRQCKPCTGSSSYKKGQRPYPDFDTASEGVPYPYIGGASASSTPAWDFPPVNRHPHRSESRFKEAYRGDQTPGGDSTISACDVVLEDEDEPKEWMAQVEPGVHITFVSLPNGGNDLKRIRFNREMFNKWQAQRWWGENYDRITELYNVQRFNQQALHTPPRTEDGRDSSYSKIGRDSPMTSANKDWTPRNYKPSGSKGFPSDQHFDHGSSHPYAGSSAYPAGSAKGDMSSMEASRTTTSSRDEPSISISNASDIEAEWVEEDEPGVYITIRQLVDGTRELRRVRFSRERFGEMNAKQWWEQNRERIQAQYL